From the Pseudomonas sp. SORT22 genome, one window contains:
- a CDS encoding glycosyltransferase family 2 protein → MNKPCAVIPVYNHELAVPAVVADLLAAGLPCVLVDDASSPACAAVLRQLAEQQQVYLVTLQVNQGKGGAVMAGLREAARLGFSHALQVDADGQHDLADVSRFLQQSQAYPQALICGYPQYDASVPKGRLYARYLTHVWVWINSLSLQIPDSMCGFRVYPLPPTLALIDAVKLGKRMDFDPEILVRLAWRNQPMRWLPTKVHYPADGLSHFRLFHDNALISKMHTKLFFGMLLRAPAILWRRWQA, encoded by the coding sequence GTGAATAAACCCTGCGCGGTGATCCCGGTGTACAACCACGAACTGGCGGTGCCAGCGGTAGTTGCCGACCTGCTCGCAGCCGGCCTGCCTTGCGTACTGGTCGACGACGCCAGCAGCCCGGCCTGCGCCGCCGTGCTGCGCCAGCTGGCCGAACAGCAGCAGGTTTATCTGGTGACATTGCAGGTCAACCAGGGCAAGGGCGGCGCGGTCATGGCCGGCCTGCGCGAAGCGGCACGCCTGGGCTTCAGCCATGCCCTGCAGGTGGATGCCGACGGCCAGCACGACCTGGCCGATGTCAGCCGTTTTCTGCAGCAGTCGCAGGCTTATCCACAGGCGCTGATTTGCGGTTATCCACAGTACGACGCCAGTGTGCCCAAGGGCCGCCTGTACGCGCGCTACCTGACTCACGTGTGGGTGTGGATCAACAGCCTGTCGCTGCAGATTCCCGATTCGATGTGCGGCTTTCGCGTCTACCCGCTGCCGCCAACCCTGGCGCTGATCGACGCGGTCAAGCTCGGCAAGCGCATGGACTTCGACCCGGAGATCCTCGTGCGCCTGGCCTGGCGCAACCAGCCGATGCGCTGGCTGCCGACCAAGGTGCATTACCCGGCCGATGGCCTCTCGCACTTTCGTCTGTTCCACGACAACGCCTTGATCTCGAAGATGCACACCAAGCTGTTCTTCGGCATGTTGCTGCGTGCCCCGGCGATCCTCTGGCGGCGGTGGCAGGCATGA
- a CDS encoding glycosyl transferase has protein sequence MSNGEQHWADHQERGSFWLMKLTAFGIKLLGRRLLSPVLYGIVLYFFVFGRRARQSIWQYQQRLADWSGQTGLRPSQRRVFGQFMAFAEALLDKLDVWNGKLRLEQIEIVDPAQLRTQLRAERGQMLVGAHLGNLEVCRALAELGEQVTMNVLVHTKHAERFNRLLGESGASNLRLIQVSELDPAIMLQLSQRLDRGEWLAIAGDRVPLHGARTVETDFLGHRAAFPQGPWLLAGLLKCRLNLFFCLKQQGRYQVILEPFAEAIEWRRGQRDQVIADWAGRYAERLGHYCLQAPQQWFNFYPFWKTDDDASA, from the coding sequence ATGAGCAACGGCGAACAACACTGGGCCGACCACCAGGAGCGCGGCAGCTTCTGGCTGATGAAGCTGACCGCCTTCGGTATCAAACTGCTCGGCCGACGCCTGCTCAGCCCGGTGCTGTATGGCATCGTCCTGTACTTCTTCGTGTTTGGCCGCCGCGCCCGGCAGAGCATCTGGCAATACCAGCAGCGCCTGGCCGACTGGAGCGGGCAAACCGGCCTGCGCCCCAGCCAGCGGCGGGTGTTCGGCCAGTTCATGGCCTTTGCCGAGGCCCTGCTGGACAAGCTCGACGTGTGGAACGGCAAGCTGCGCCTGGAGCAGATCGAAATCGTCGACCCGGCACAATTGCGCACTCAACTGCGCGCCGAGCGCGGGCAGATGCTGGTCGGCGCGCACCTGGGCAACCTTGAAGTCTGCCGCGCCCTGGCCGAGCTCGGCGAGCAAGTGACCATGAACGTGCTGGTGCACACCAAGCACGCCGAACGCTTCAATCGCCTGCTCGGTGAATCGGGGGCGAGCAACCTGCGCCTGATCCAGGTCAGCGAGCTGGACCCGGCGATCATGTTGCAACTGAGCCAGCGCCTGGACCGCGGCGAATGGCTGGCGATTGCCGGTGACCGCGTGCCACTGCATGGCGCACGCACGGTCGAGACGGATTTTCTCGGCCACCGCGCCGCCTTCCCGCAAGGCCCGTGGTTACTGGCCGGGCTGCTCAAGTGCCGACTCAACCTGTTCTTCTGCCTCAAGCAGCAAGGCCGCTACCAGGTGATTCTCGAACCCTTCGCCGAGGCCATCGAATGGCGCCGCGGCCAGCGCGATCAGGTGATCGCCGACTGGGCCGGGCGCTATGCCGAGCGCCTGGGCCACTATTGCCTGCAAGCGCCGCAGCAATGGTTCAATTTCTACCCTTTCTGGAAGACCGATGACGATGCATCCGCATAA
- a CDS encoding aromatic amino acid ammonia-lyase, whose protein sequence is MTMHPHKPVTFGALPLAIEDVLALANRQTETRLQDDAEYRARIARGAQFLDSLLDKEGVIYGVTTGYGDSCVVAVPLEHVEALPKHLYTFHGCGLGQLLDAPATRAVLAARLQSLCHGVSGVRVELLERLQAFLAHDILPLIPQEGSVGASGDLTPLSYVAATLSGEREVLYRGERRSAADVHRELGWQPLVLRPKEALALMNGTAVMTGLACLAFARADYLLKLATRITALNVVALQGNPEHFDERLFAAKPHPGQMQVAAWLRQDLAIDAPTAPLHRLQDRYSLRCAPHVLGVLADSLGWLRGFIETELNSANDNPIIDAEAERVLHGGHFYGGHIAFAMDSLKNLVANVADLLDRQLALLVDSRYNHGLPSNLSGASAERAMLNHGFKAVQIGASAWTAEALKNTMPASVFSRSTECHNQDKVSMGTIAARDALRTLELTEQVAAATLLAANQGVWLRGREADARDLPPALAQMHAALLEDFAPVIEDRALEGDLRLCLSRIAEQHWRLHA, encoded by the coding sequence ATGACGATGCATCCGCATAAGCCCGTGACCTTCGGCGCGTTGCCGCTGGCAATCGAAGACGTCCTCGCCCTGGCCAATCGCCAGACCGAAACCCGCCTGCAGGACGACGCCGAGTACCGCGCGCGGATTGCCCGTGGCGCGCAGTTCCTCGACTCGCTGCTGGACAAGGAAGGGGTGATCTACGGCGTGACCACCGGCTACGGTGACTCGTGCGTGGTGGCGGTGCCGCTGGAGCATGTTGAAGCGCTGCCCAAGCACCTGTACACCTTCCACGGCTGTGGCCTCGGCCAATTGCTCGATGCACCGGCCACCCGCGCGGTGCTGGCCGCCCGCTTGCAGTCGCTGTGCCATGGCGTGTCCGGGGTGCGCGTCGAGCTGCTGGAGCGCCTGCAGGCGTTTCTTGCCCACGACATCCTGCCGCTGATTCCCCAGGAAGGCTCGGTGGGCGCCAGCGGCGACCTGACGCCGCTGTCCTACGTGGCCGCCACCCTGTCGGGCGAGCGCGAGGTCCTGTACCGCGGCGAGCGCCGCAGCGCCGCCGACGTCCATCGTGAACTGGGCTGGCAGCCGCTGGTGCTGCGGCCCAAGGAAGCCCTGGCGCTGATGAACGGCACCGCGGTGATGACCGGCCTGGCCTGCCTGGCCTTCGCCCGCGCCGATTACCTGCTCAAGCTGGCCACGCGCATCACCGCGCTGAACGTGGTCGCCCTGCAAGGCAACCCGGAGCACTTCGACGAGCGCCTGTTCGCCGCCAAGCCCCACCCGGGGCAAATGCAGGTGGCCGCCTGGTTGCGCCAGGATCTGGCCATCGACGCACCAACCGCGCCGCTGCACCGCCTGCAGGACCGCTACTCGCTGCGCTGCGCACCGCATGTGCTCGGTGTGCTGGCCGACAGCCTGGGCTGGCTGCGCGGTTTTATCGAGACCGAACTGAACAGTGCCAACGACAACCCGATCATCGACGCCGAAGCCGAACGCGTGCTGCACGGCGGGCATTTTTACGGCGGCCATATCGCCTTCGCCATGGACAGCCTGAAGAACCTGGTGGCCAATGTCGCCGACCTGCTCGACCGCCAGCTCGCGCTGCTGGTCGACAGCCGCTACAACCATGGCCTGCCGAGCAACCTGTCGGGCGCCAGCGCCGAGCGGGCGATGCTCAACCACGGCTTCAAGGCGGTGCAGATCGGCGCCAGCGCATGGACTGCCGAAGCGTTGAAGAACACCATGCCGGCCAGCGTATTCTCGCGCTCCACCGAGTGCCACAACCAGGACAAAGTGAGCATGGGCACCATCGCCGCCCGCGATGCCCTGCGCACGCTCGAACTGACCGAACAGGTTGCCGCCGCGACCTTGCTGGCGGCCAACCAGGGTGTCTGGCTGCGCGGCCGCGAAGCCGACGCCCGCGACCTACCGCCAGCACTGGCCCAGATGCACGCCGCGCTGCTCGAAGACTTCGCCCCGGTCATCGAAGACCGTGCCCTGGAAGGCGACCTGCGCCTGTGCCTGAGCCGAATAGCCGAACAACACTGGAGGCTGCATGCGTAG
- a CDS encoding acyl-CoA thioesterase, giving the protein MRSQGVLHVDSEVLVPFFDVDSMLVVWHGHYVKYLEVARCALLDRLEHNYLQMQASGFAWPVIDLQLRYVRGATFGQRLNVRASLVEWENRLKINYLISDAVTGARMTRASSVQVAVEIASGEMQLASPQVMIDAVNKVLP; this is encoded by the coding sequence ATGCGTAGTCAGGGAGTGTTGCACGTCGATAGCGAAGTGCTGGTGCCGTTCTTCGATGTCGACAGCATGCTGGTGGTCTGGCACGGCCACTACGTCAAATACCTCGAGGTGGCGCGCTGCGCGCTGCTCGACAGGCTCGAACACAACTACCTGCAGATGCAGGCCTCCGGCTTCGCCTGGCCGGTGATCGACCTGCAGCTGCGCTATGTGCGTGGCGCCACCTTCGGCCAGCGCCTGAACGTGCGCGCCAGCCTGGTGGAGTGGGAGAACCGCCTGAAGATCAACTACCTGATCAGCGATGCCGTCACTGGCGCACGCATGACCCGCGCCAGCTCGGTGCAGGTCGCGGTCGAGATCGCCAGCGGCGAGATGCAACTGGCCTCGCCGCAGGTGATGATCGACGCTGTGAACAAGGTGCTGCCATGA
- a CDS encoding outer membrane lipoprotein carrier protein LolA: MKTLLRGLLCLGLLASCTLAHAFGLDDLSKQLGEPAVIKGPFIQEKHLRALPQPLVSKGQFVLARDHGLLWLLQTPLKQDYRLNAQGIARRDPSGWQMLPGKSAGAEQNRLFFAVLQGDSSGLQRDFELSLQGDAQHWQLRLTPRSLLLKQVFSQIDIEGGRYVERIQLLETQGDSTVLRMPSSSSASLTDTERRDFAE; encoded by the coding sequence ATGAAGACGCTGTTGCGTGGCCTGCTGTGCCTTGGCCTGCTGGCCAGCTGCACCCTGGCCCACGCCTTTGGCCTCGATGACCTGAGCAAGCAACTGGGCGAACCTGCGGTCATCAAGGGCCCGTTCATCCAGGAAAAGCACCTGCGTGCCCTGCCACAGCCACTGGTCAGCAAAGGCCAGTTCGTGCTCGCCCGTGACCATGGCCTGCTGTGGCTGCTGCAAACGCCGCTCAAGCAGGACTACCGCCTCAACGCCCAGGGCATCGCCCGCCGCGACCCGTCCGGCTGGCAGATGCTGCCGGGCAAGAGCGCCGGCGCCGAGCAGAACCGCCTGTTCTTCGCCGTGCTGCAAGGCGACAGCAGCGGCCTGCAGCGTGACTTCGAGCTGAGCCTGCAAGGCGATGCCCAGCACTGGCAACTGCGCCTGACTCCGCGCTCGCTGCTGCTCAAGCAGGTGTTCAGCCAGATCGATATCGAGGGCGGGCGCTACGTCGAACGCATCCAGTTGCTGGAAACCCAGGGCGACAGCACGGTGCTACGCATGCCATCGAGCAGCAGCGCCAGCCTGACCGACACGGAGCGCCGCGATTTTGCCGAGTGA
- a CDS encoding sodium:proton antiporter codes for MSIVLFWVLALALFWIASELGRRLGLIPIVSQLLLATLGLPLLMLFWVEPHWQLSGAALVAPSWLKTLYGLSFALLLGHILADVVELKFDRQSLKIALPSFLVPFACGLACGALLLPTQPWLTTLALGLVFAITAIPVLYLYLRNIDYPPAATRRLMQSAILIDLTCWLLFGLGKGSLDPVSLLLPVLGACLPLPLYALGLRRPWVYSLGFFALLFVAEHYRLNALIFGIGYLCCLAWLKLPLHMPLSALWIKRLQNGIAIPLIMTFGIIQIDIHNVLQGFDAIQLSALLLLPIVSKLLGNWLGLCWATPSFAGASKWRESLLLNIRGLSEIVFLNLLLQQQLISPALYFALMLMSLVATLMPALAGLHRIPLKTAQPARRPYAEH; via the coding sequence ATGAGTATCGTGTTGTTCTGGGTCCTGGCCCTGGCACTGTTCTGGATCGCCAGTGAGCTGGGCCGGCGCCTGGGGCTGATCCCGATTGTCAGCCAGTTGCTGCTGGCGACCCTCGGCCTGCCGCTGCTGATGCTGTTCTGGGTCGAGCCGCACTGGCAGCTCAGTGGCGCTGCGCTGGTGGCGCCGTCCTGGCTGAAAACCCTGTATGGCCTGAGTTTCGCCCTGCTGCTGGGGCATATTCTGGCTGACGTGGTGGAGCTGAAGTTCGACCGCCAGAGCCTGAAGATCGCCCTGCCGAGCTTCTTGGTGCCCTTTGCCTGTGGCCTGGCCTGCGGCGCCTTGCTGCTGCCGACGCAGCCCTGGCTGACCACCCTGGCGCTTGGGCTGGTGTTCGCCATCACCGCCATTCCGGTGCTCTACCTGTACCTGCGCAACATTGACTATCCGCCCGCAGCGACCCGGCGTCTGATGCAGTCGGCGATCCTCATCGACCTGACCTGCTGGCTGCTGTTTGGCCTGGGCAAGGGTAGCCTCGACCCCGTGAGCCTGCTGCTGCCCGTGCTGGGCGCCTGCCTGCCGCTGCCACTCTACGCCCTTGGCCTGCGCCGGCCGTGGGTCTACAGCCTGGGCTTTTTCGCCCTGCTGTTCGTTGCCGAGCACTACCGCCTCAATGCGTTGATTTTCGGTATCGGCTACCTGTGCTGCCTGGCCTGGCTCAAGCTGCCACTGCACATGCCGCTGTCGGCGCTGTGGATAAAACGCCTGCAGAACGGCATTGCGATCCCGCTGATCATGACCTTCGGCATCATCCAGATCGATATCCACAACGTGCTGCAGGGCTTCGATGCCATCCAGTTGAGTGCCTTGCTGCTGTTACCGATCGTCAGCAAGCTGCTCGGCAACTGGCTGGGCCTGTGCTGGGCGACGCCGTCGTTCGCCGGCGCGAGCAAATGGCGGGAAAGCCTGCTGCTCAATATTCGCGGCTTGAGCGAGATCGTCTTTCTCAACCTGCTGCTGCAACAACAGCTGATCAGCCCGGCGCTGTACTTCGCGCTGATGCTGATGAGCCTGGTCGCCACGCTGATGCCCGCGCTGGCCGGCCTGCACCGGATTCCATTGAAGACTGCCCAACCGGCAAGGAGGCCTTATGCCGAACACTGA
- a CDS encoding NAD(P)/FAD-dependent oxidoreductase, whose product MPNTELQQRQVLIIGAGPSGAIAGALLKRNGHDVLIIERQRFPRFSIGESLLSHCIDFVEEAGMLPALEAAGFQRKNGAAFAWGEEYSAFDFGDTFSNGKPSTFQVQRAQFDQLLADQAAAQGVEIRYEEEIIAADFERARPQLRVRRLDGSEYRVEAEFVLDASGYGRVLPRLLDLEAPSSFPVRQAVFTHIEDRIDHPAFDREKILITTHPQHRDIWFWTIPFSNGRCSLGVVAAAEHFAAAPADLDACLKDFVAQTPSLAKVLANAVWDTPARTIGGYSANVKTLHGPGFALLGNAAEFLDPVFSSGVTIAMRSASMAAGVLHRQLQGENVDWQSEFAEPLKRGVDTFRAYVEGWYNGSFQDVIYHPASSPEIRAMISSILAGYAWDPRNPFVAEPKRRLRMLAEVCARTAA is encoded by the coding sequence ATGCCGAACACTGAACTGCAACAACGGCAGGTATTGATCATCGGCGCCGGTCCGTCCGGCGCCATCGCCGGGGCCTTGCTCAAGCGCAATGGCCACGACGTACTGATCATCGAGCGCCAGCGCTTTCCGCGCTTTTCCATCGGCGAGAGCCTGCTGTCGCACTGCATCGACTTCGTCGAGGAAGCCGGCATGCTCCCGGCCCTCGAAGCGGCAGGCTTCCAGCGCAAGAACGGCGCGGCCTTCGCCTGGGGCGAGGAATACAGCGCGTTTGATTTTGGCGACACCTTCAGCAACGGCAAGCCAAGCACCTTCCAGGTCCAGCGCGCCCAGTTCGACCAGTTGCTGGCCGACCAGGCCGCTGCCCAGGGCGTGGAAATCCGCTACGAAGAAGAGATCATCGCCGCCGACTTCGAGCGTGCCCGCCCGCAGCTGCGCGTGCGCCGCCTGGATGGCAGCGAGTACCGCGTCGAAGCTGAGTTTGTCCTCGATGCCAGCGGTTATGGCCGCGTCCTGCCGCGCCTGCTGGACCTCGAAGCGCCGTCGAGCTTTCCGGTGCGCCAGGCGGTGTTCACCCACATCGAAGACCGCATCGACCACCCGGCGTTCGACCGCGAAAAAATCCTCATCACCACCCATCCGCAGCACCGCGATATCTGGTTCTGGACCATTCCCTTCAGCAACGGCCGCTGCTCCCTGGGCGTGGTCGCCGCCGCCGAGCACTTTGCCGCCGCGCCGGCTGACCTGGATGCCTGCCTGAAAGACTTCGTCGCCCAGACCCCAAGCCTGGCCAAGGTGCTGGCCAACGCCGTGTGGGACACCCCGGCGCGGACCATCGGCGGCTACTCGGCCAACGTCAAGACCCTGCACGGCCCGGGCTTTGCCCTGCTCGGCAACGCCGCCGAATTCCTCGATCCGGTGTTTTCCTCCGGGGTAACCATCGCCATGCGCTCGGCGAGCATGGCCGCCGGCGTGCTGCACCGCCAGCTGCAAGGTGAAAACGTCGACTGGCAGAGCGAGTTCGCCGAGCCGCTCAAGCGCGGCGTCGATACCTTCCGCGCCTATGTCGAAGGCTGGTACAACGGCAGCTTCCAGGACGTCATCTACCACCCGGCCAGCTCGCCGGAAATCCGCGCGATGATCAGCTCGATCCTCGCCGGTTATGCCTGGGACCCGCGCAACCCGTTCGTGGCCGAGCCCAAGCGGCGCCTGCGCATGCTCGCCGAAGTCTGTGCAAGGACGGCAGCATGA
- a CDS encoding class I SAM-dependent methyltransferase, whose product MSQQPFLSDSYVEETRFGFWFLRSHTWQHHVLRVAINDLRRLFDAPLPQAPVLLDAGCGQGKSFQYLQQVFSPGQLLGTDADPHSLELSQAEARRLGLNVELRGSDCAALQFADNSVDMLFCHQTFHHLVEQEKALAEFYRVLKPSGYLLFAESTEAYIDTWVIRWLFRHPMHVQKSAEQYLQMLRDQGFEFGAQNVSYPYLWWSRSSDFGLLERFGLRKPPPVGQREETLVNVVARKPLNPTEPSA is encoded by the coding sequence ATGAGCCAACAACCCTTCCTCAGCGACAGCTACGTCGAGGAAACCCGCTTCGGCTTCTGGTTCCTGCGTAGCCATACCTGGCAGCACCACGTGCTGCGGGTGGCGATCAACGACCTGCGCCGGCTGTTCGACGCGCCGCTGCCGCAAGCACCGGTGCTGCTCGATGCCGGCTGCGGCCAGGGCAAGTCGTTCCAGTACCTGCAGCAGGTGTTCAGCCCCGGCCAGTTGCTGGGCACCGACGCCGACCCGCACAGCCTCGAACTGAGCCAGGCCGAGGCCCGGCGCCTGGGGCTGAATGTCGAGCTGCGCGGCAGTGACTGCGCGGCCTTGCAGTTTGCCGACAACAGCGTCGACATGCTCTTTTGCCACCAGACCTTCCACCACCTGGTCGAGCAGGAAAAGGCCCTGGCCGAGTTCTACCGGGTGCTCAAGCCCAGCGGCTACCTGCTGTTCGCCGAGTCCACCGAAGCCTATATCGACACCTGGGTGATCCGCTGGCTGTTCCGTCACCCCATGCATGTACAGAAAAGCGCCGAACAGTACCTGCAGATGCTGCGCGACCAGGGCTTCGAATTCGGCGCGCAGAATGTCTCTTACCCGTACCTGTGGTGGAGCCGTTCCAGCGACTTCGGCCTGCTCGAACGCTTCGGCCTGCGCAAGCCGCCGCCCGTCGGCCAGCGCGAAGAAACCCTGGTCAACGTGGTGGCGCGCAAACCATTGAACCCCACCGAGCCGAGTGCATGA